The DNA segment AACACGATCGAGCAGCTCTTCCAGGGCTCGATGACCTACTCCTCCTACGGCGGCAACAAGCTGCTCGAGGACAAGATCCAGACGGCCATCACCCTCGTCGACCCCAAGAAGCGGCTCGAGGCCTGGGCCGATATCCAGCAGATGGTCGCGCTCGAGGCCCCGTGGGTCTTCCTCTGGCAGCAGCACGACCTCTACGGCGTCGCCAACTGGGTTGACTGGCAGCCGCGCGCCGACGAGAAGGTCTGGATGTACGAGGCCAAGATCGCGAAGCGGTAAGGGAGCGACCATGCCCATCACGGTGCTGAAGAATGCGTTCCTGATCGACTGCACGGGCAAGGAGCCCGTGGACGGCGCCGCCGTCGTCGTCGAGGGCGAGCGCATCAAGGACGTCATCCGCTCGGGCCGTGTCGGGCCGCTCAAGGGCAAGGTCGAGACGCTCGACCTCAAGGGCCGGACCCTCATGCCCGGCCTGACGGACGCCCACGTCCACATGTGCGCCGTCGAGGGCAACATCGCCGAACAGCACCGCTACAACCCGCCGAGTCTGATCGGAGCTAAGACGCTCAGGCGCATCGAGCAGGCACTCATGCAGGGCTTCACCACCGTGCGTGACGCCGGCGGCGCCGACTACGGCTTCCGCGAGGCGGTCTCGAGCGGCCTCTACCCCGGACCGCGCATGCTGGTCTCGGGGCGCGTGCTGTCGCAGACGGGCGGCCACGGCGACAAGCGGCGGCGCGCAGAGTGGATCGAGCCCATCGACTGCTGCTACGGCATGATCGGCGTCATCGCCGACGGGCCCGACGAGGTCCGCAAGGCAGCGCGCGAGCAGCTGCGCCGCGACGTGGACCAGATCAAGATCATGGCCTCGGGCGGCGCCATGTCGCCCTCCGACGAGCTGGACACGACGCAGTACACCGTGGACGAGATGCGCGCCGCGGTCGAAGAGGCGCGCGCGGTCGGCAAGTACGTCCTCGCCCACGCGTACTCGGGTTCGGCCGTGCGCGCCGCGCTCCAGGCGGGTGTGCGCTGCATCGAGCACGGCAACCTGATCGACGAGGCCGGCGCCAGGGAGATCAAGAAGGCCGGCGCCTACCTCGTGCCGACCATGGTCACCTACGAGGCGATCTCGCGCGAAGGCAAGAGCTACGGCATCACCGAGCACCAGATCCAGAAGATCAACATGGCCCGCGAGAAGAGCGTCGAGGGGCTGACCCACGCCTACCGGGCGGGCTGCAAGATCGGCTCGGGCTCCGATCTGCTGGGCGACATGCAGGCCCAGCGCACGGTGGAGCTCGAGCTCAAGGGCCAGGTGATGAAGCCGATGGAGGTGCTGCTCTCGG comes from the Candidatus Methylomirabilota bacterium genome and includes:
- a CDS encoding amidohydrolase family protein codes for the protein MPITVLKNAFLIDCTGKEPVDGAAVVVEGERIKDVIRSGRVGPLKGKVETLDLKGRTLMPGLTDAHVHMCAVEGNIAEQHRYNPPSLIGAKTLRRIEQALMQGFTTVRDAGGADYGFREAVSSGLYPGPRMLVSGRVLSQTGGHGDKRRRAEWIEPIDCCYGMIGVIADGPDEVRKAAREQLRRDVDQIKIMASGGAMSPSDELDTTQYTVDEMRAAVEEARAVGKYVLAHAYSGSAVRAALQAGVRCIEHGNLIDEAGAREIKKAGAYLVPTMVTYEAISREGKSYGITEHQIQKINMAREKSVEGLTHAYRAGCKIGSGSDLLGDMQAQRTVELELKGQVMKPMEVLLSATRVNAEIFRMEDQIGTVEPGKYADLIAVKGNPLKDLRVFQNQDNLHLIMKGGSAYKQTL